From Hippoglossus stenolepis isolate QCI-W04-F060 chromosome 19, HSTE1.2, whole genome shotgun sequence, the proteins below share one genomic window:
- the ppp1r42 gene encoding protein phosphatase 1 regulatory subunit 42 isoform X1: protein MVQLNIDLIAKSRNHFKKKRGLSFPDYLKTLTHLHFSSKNIEDIGDVSMCRNLTVLYLYDNQITDICNLGFASNLTHLYMQNNNIAHIDNLSNLQMLSKLYLGGNRIAVVEGLEQLRELKELHLENQKLAPGEKLLFDPRTLLSLAESLCVLNISNNNIDDIRDLAVLREIQNFSAADNELHNLAELEDVLGFWPQLLQMDLRGNPASKKPKYRDRLITTCERLGVLDGREINEFTRQFLINWKTSKEAKKKKNNTLMLPGPLSPDPFTNDFNMAQRPHPGHIYSQTRQRWKPQQSLSSTVIAHTDLSCEYTFLSRLTPFNYLLL, encoded by the exons ATGGTACAGCTGAACATAGATCTGATCGCTAAATCCAGAAACCACTTCAAGAAGAAAAGGGGCCTCTCCTTCCCCGACTACCTCAAGACACTTACGCACCTTCACTTCTCCAGCAAGAACATCGAAGACATT GGTGATGTCTCCATGTGCAGAAACCTCACTGTTCTGTACCTGTACGACAATCAGATCACAGACATCTGCAACCTCGGCTTTGCCTCCAACCTCACCCATCTGTATATGCAGAACAACAACATTGCTCATATAGACAATCTCTCGAATCTGCAGATGCTCTCCAAACT GTATCTTGGTGGAAACAGGATCGCAGTGGTGGAGGGCTTAGAGCAGCTCCGGGAGCTCAAGGAGCTTCATCTGGAGAACCAGAAGCTGGCACCAGGGGAGAAGCTGCTCTTTGACCCCAGGACTCTCCTCTCACTCGCT GAATCTCTTTGTGTCCTGAACATCAGTAACAACAACATTGATGATATCAGGGACCTGGCGGTGCTGAGGGAAATCCAGAatttttctgctgctgacaaTGAATTACACAACCTGGCG GAGTTGGAGGATGTGTTGGGCTTCTGGCCTCAGCTGCTTCAAATGGATCTGAGAGGAAATCCTGCGAGTAAAAAACCAAAGTACAGAGATCGTCTAATTACCACATGCGAAAGACTCG GGGTTCTTGATGGAAGGGAAATTAATGAGTTCACCAGACAGTTCCTCATTAACTGGAAAACATCCAAAGAGgccaagaagaaaaaaaacaacactctcATGCTGCCTGGGCCGTTGAGCCCCGATCCCTTTACAA ATGACTTTAACATGGCTCAGCGTCCACATCCCGGTCACATCTACAGCCAAACCAGGCAGAGGTGGAAGCCACAGCAGTCGCTCAGCTCCACTGTCATCGCTCACACAGATCTCAGCTGTGAGTACACGTTTCTTTCTAGACTGACTCCgtttaattatttacttttgtaG
- the ppp1r42 gene encoding protein phosphatase 1 regulatory subunit 42 isoform X3, whose amino-acid sequence MVQLNIDLIAKSRNHFKKKRGLSFPDYLKTLTHLHFSSKNIEDIGDVSMCRNLTVLYLYDNQITDICNLGFASNLTHLYMQNNNIAHIDNLSNLQMLSKLYLGGNRIAVVEGLEQLRELKELHLENQKLAPGEKLLFDPRTLLSLAESLCVLNISNNNIDDIRDLAVLREIQNFSAADNELHNLAELEDVLGFWPQLLQMDLRGNPASKKPKYRDRLITTCERLGVLDGREINEFTRQFLINWKTSKEAKKKKNNTLMLPGPLSPDPFTNDFNMAQRPHPGHIYSQTRQRWKPQQSLSSTVIAHTDLS is encoded by the exons ATGGTACAGCTGAACATAGATCTGATCGCTAAATCCAGAAACCACTTCAAGAAGAAAAGGGGCCTCTCCTTCCCCGACTACCTCAAGACACTTACGCACCTTCACTTCTCCAGCAAGAACATCGAAGACATT GGTGATGTCTCCATGTGCAGAAACCTCACTGTTCTGTACCTGTACGACAATCAGATCACAGACATCTGCAACCTCGGCTTTGCCTCCAACCTCACCCATCTGTATATGCAGAACAACAACATTGCTCATATAGACAATCTCTCGAATCTGCAGATGCTCTCCAAACT GTATCTTGGTGGAAACAGGATCGCAGTGGTGGAGGGCTTAGAGCAGCTCCGGGAGCTCAAGGAGCTTCATCTGGAGAACCAGAAGCTGGCACCAGGGGAGAAGCTGCTCTTTGACCCCAGGACTCTCCTCTCACTCGCT GAATCTCTTTGTGTCCTGAACATCAGTAACAACAACATTGATGATATCAGGGACCTGGCGGTGCTGAGGGAAATCCAGAatttttctgctgctgacaaTGAATTACACAACCTGGCG GAGTTGGAGGATGTGTTGGGCTTCTGGCCTCAGCTGCTTCAAATGGATCTGAGAGGAAATCCTGCGAGTAAAAAACCAAAGTACAGAGATCGTCTAATTACCACATGCGAAAGACTCG GGGTTCTTGATGGAAGGGAAATTAATGAGTTCACCAGACAGTTCCTCATTAACTGGAAAACATCCAAAGAGgccaagaagaaaaaaaacaacactctcATGCTGCCTGGGCCGTTGAGCCCCGATCCCTTTACAA ATGACTTTAACATGGCTCAGCGTCCACATCCCGGTCACATCTACAGCCAAACCAGGCAGAGGTGGAAGCCACAGCAGTCGCTCAGCTCCACTGTCATCGCTCACACAGATCTCAGCT GA